From Firmicutes bacterium HGW-Firmicutes-1, the proteins below share one genomic window:
- a CDS encoding DUF4386 domain-containing protein: protein MNTYKKNAIIVGVLFIITMIAGLIESNVAAPILQGPLNNVYPNEILVKIGALLILVMSIGIVGIAIMLFPIFKKYNQTIAITYVSFRTIECVFLIVGAVISLLLIKLSQKYITTGASDTSYYETIHNLAIAVRYSTYQIAMCILGLGSIMICYLLYQSKLIPKWLSAWGLFGYALLLASSLLDILGIIDTVSGSGMMMYIPGGLWELLVFPLWLFVKGFNTSVIPSVK, encoded by the coding sequence ATGAATACATACAAAAAAAATGCAATAATTGTAGGAGTATTATTTATCATTACGATGATTGCTGGTCTTATAGAATCTAATGTCGCAGCACCTATACTACAAGGACCTCTTAATAATGTTTATCCAAATGAAATCCTAGTAAAAATAGGTGCACTTCTTATATTAGTCATGTCTATTGGGATTGTTGGAATTGCAATTATGCTTTTCCCAATTTTTAAAAAGTATAATCAAACTATAGCAATTACTTATGTTAGTTTCAGGACTATCGAGTGCGTTTTCTTAATTGTTGGAGCTGTCATCTCATTATTACTCATAAAACTAAGTCAAAAATATATTACTACAGGTGCTTCAGATACTTCCTATTATGAAACTATACATAATTTAGCTATAGCCGTGAGATATTCTACCTATCAGATAGCTATGTGCATTCTTGGTCTTGGTAGCATAATGATTTGTTATTTATTATACCAGTCAAAACTCATTCCTAAGTGGTTGTCAGCCTGGGGGCTGTTTGGATACGCATTATTGTTAGCTAGCTCCCTATTAGATATTTTAGGTATTATTGATACTGTTAGTGGTTCGGGAATGATGATGTATATCCCCGGAGGTTTATGGGAATTACTTGTGTTTCCATTATGGCTCTTTGTGAAGGGATTCAATACATCTGTTATCCCTTCTGTAAAATAA
- a CDS encoding AraC family transcriptional regulator, whose amino-acid sequence MAKIMRIESISQINEMIGNEKLKHPLITLIEPSKVKMIPVIDQKITMNLYSISLKNGHECKIKYGRQNYDFQEGTLMCLAPGQTIEPFSMSENIELDGWVLIFHPDLISKSALGKKINEYTFFTYDSHEALHLSEQERQTVTEIVKAIKYEYSQNLDVHSQDLIISNLELLLNYCKRFYGRQFITRTNVQKDVVIRFEAFINSYFDSDKPESQGLPSVRYCAQEMCYSPNYLSDLLKKETGKSVQEHIHFYLVEKAKIMLLGTQEPVNRIAHTLGFEYPQHFSKLFKNITGISPSEYRN is encoded by the coding sequence ATGGCAAAAATAATGAGAATAGAATCTATCTCTCAAATAAATGAGATGATTGGGAATGAAAAGTTAAAACACCCATTGATAACACTCATTGAACCATCTAAGGTAAAAATGATACCGGTAATTGACCAAAAAATCACCATGAATTTATACAGTATCAGCCTAAAAAATGGTCATGAATGTAAAATTAAATATGGCCGACAAAATTATGACTTTCAGGAAGGTACCTTGATGTGTTTAGCTCCGGGGCAAACAATAGAGCCGTTCAGTATGTCTGAAAATATTGAACTGGATGGCTGGGTTCTCATTTTTCATCCAGACCTGATAAGCAAGAGTGCTCTTGGCAAAAAGATAAATGAATATACATTTTTCACTTATGATTCTCACGAAGCACTTCACCTATCAGAGCAGGAAAGGCAAACGGTCACCGAGATAGTTAAAGCAATAAAATATGAGTACAGTCAGAATTTAGATGTTCATAGCCAGGATCTGATTATATCAAACCTAGAGTTGTTATTAAATTACTGTAAGCGATTTTACGGAAGGCAATTTATCACTCGTACAAATGTTCAAAAGGATGTGGTTATTCGTTTTGAAGCGTTTATAAATTCCTATTTCGACTCTGACAAACCAGAATCCCAGGGATTGCCTAGTGTCAGATATTGTGCTCAGGAAATGTGCTATTCTCCAAATTATTTGAGTGATTTACTGAAAAAAGAAACAGGAAAAAGTGTCCAAGAACATATCCATTTTTACTTGGTTGAAAAAGCTAAAATTATGCTTTTAGGAACACAAGAACCTGTAAACAGGATTGCGCATACGTTAGGCTTTGAATACCCGCAGCATTTTTCAAAACTTTTTAAGAATATCACCGGGATATCACCATCTGAGTATAGAAATTAA